The Prosthecobacter dejongeii genome contains a region encoding:
- a CDS encoding tRNA threonylcarbamoyladenosine dehydratase → MTESYLQRFGGIGRLYGVQALPRLHGARVAVIGVGGVGSWVVEALARSGVGSLTLMDMDDVCITNTNRQLPALAHTVGHPKVAVLARRVAEITPECQVLAQPEFFLESNADRLLAPGFDVLVDAVDSTQIKALIIAKARALGIPVVVSGSAGGRRDPTQVKVADLGHAGGDPLLLQLRRCLRDVHGFAKSLGGKPMHWDVPCVYSTEKAVYPQADGSCSTEREQGTEGGLRLDCAAGFGAATFVTGTFGFAIAAEVLRILLAEKAEA, encoded by the coding sequence ATGACAGAAAGTTATCTCCAGCGTTTCGGCGGTATTGGCCGTCTCTACGGCGTGCAGGCCCTGCCACGGCTGCATGGCGCACGTGTGGCGGTGATCGGTGTGGGCGGGGTCGGCTCATGGGTGGTGGAGGCGCTGGCCCGTAGCGGTGTGGGCTCCCTGACGCTGATGGACATGGATGATGTCTGCATCACCAATACCAATCGCCAACTGCCCGCGCTGGCGCACACTGTGGGGCACCCGAAAGTGGCGGTGCTGGCCCGGCGTGTGGCGGAAATCACGCCCGAATGCCAAGTGCTCGCCCAGCCGGAATTTTTCCTGGAAAGCAATGCAGATCGTCTGCTGGCACCGGGTTTCGATGTCCTTGTGGATGCAGTAGATAGCACTCAGATCAAAGCTCTCATCATCGCCAAAGCGCGGGCGTTGGGCATTCCCGTGGTCGTTTCTGGCAGTGCGGGGGGCCGACGAGATCCCACCCAGGTCAAGGTGGCTGATCTAGGTCACGCTGGCGGGGACCCGCTGCTGCTGCAACTGCGCCGCTGCCTGCGGGATGTCCATGGTTTTGCCAAAAGCCTTGGCGGAAAGCCGATGCACTGGGATGTGCCCTGCGTGTATTCCACGGAAAAAGCGGTGTATCCGCAAGCAGATGGCTCCTGCTCCACCGAGCGGGAACAGGGCACAGAGGGGGGGCTGCGGCTGGACTGCGCAGCGGGTTTCGGCGCGGCCACCTTTGTCACGGGCACCTTTGGTTTTGCGATTGCAGCGGAGGTGCTGCGGATCCTGCTGGCTGAAAAAGCGGAGGCTTAA
- a CDS encoding DUF5077 domain-containing protein has product MIRKPLSVLLLPLALSLSSCGPKPEVQATQEAPAAKPEAKKTEEKPAPVAAVAPSAPAIPEAPAMANPQFPQAVDIGGFGSDEPLEPKDMPSRGIITMGPESWEHSNGAHWETYTGTKFKAKRWGRYKVRLTYSLNRAALGMQFRMGDLVVKKSLSNASTPRKTYLGEIYVAQPGDLPFALLTPPTDNGGFVLHEVALIPTCEGETPKQAEDGSITLSAKDAITWSENMRYEPKPEKNCLGYWTSEEDLAEWEFQVTKPGRYKVTVSHGCGGGNHGSEVELKHADQTLKFTTQDTGGFQNWKEVSLGEIEIKATGKQRLRIDPVNKVKSAVLDVQKVVLTPVG; this is encoded by the coding sequence ATGATTCGCAAGCCTCTTTCTGTCCTCCTTTTGCCCTTGGCTCTGAGCCTCAGCTCCTGCGGCCCCAAGCCTGAAGTCCAGGCGACTCAAGAAGCGCCTGCCGCCAAGCCTGAGGCCAAAAAGACCGAGGAAAAACCTGCACCTGTGGCTGCTGTGGCCCCTTCCGCCCCGGCAATTCCTGAAGCTCCAGCGATGGCCAATCCCCAGTTTCCTCAGGCGGTGGACATTGGTGGGTTTGGCAGTGACGAGCCCCTGGAGCCCAAAGACATGCCCTCCCGCGGCATCATTACCATGGGGCCGGAATCGTGGGAGCATAGCAATGGCGCTCACTGGGAAACCTACACGGGCACGAAGTTTAAGGCGAAGCGCTGGGGCCGTTACAAGGTGCGCCTGACTTACTCGCTGAATCGCGCAGCTTTAGGCATGCAGTTCCGCATGGGGGATTTGGTGGTCAAAAAGTCCCTCTCAAATGCCAGCACCCCACGCAAAACCTACCTGGGTGAAATTTATGTCGCTCAGCCAGGGGACCTTCCTTTTGCCCTGCTGACCCCGCCAACGGATAACGGCGGCTTTGTCCTGCATGAGGTGGCCCTCATCCCCACTTGTGAGGGTGAAACGCCCAAACAGGCGGAAGACGGCAGCATCACGCTGAGTGCTAAGGATGCCATCACGTGGTCTGAAAACATGCGCTATGAACCGAAGCCCGAGAAGAACTGCCTGGGCTACTGGACCTCTGAGGAAGACCTGGCCGAGTGGGAATTCCAAGTCACCAAACCTGGGCGCTATAAAGTCACGGTGAGTCATGGCTGCGGTGGGGGCAATCACGGCAGCGAGGTGGAACTCAAACACGCGGACCAGACCCTGAAATTCACCACGCAGGACACCGGCGGATTCCAGAATTGGAAAGAGGTGTCGCTGGGCGAAATCGAAATCAAGGCCACGGGCAAACAGCGCCTGCGCATTGACCCGGTGAACAAGGTGAAATCGGCCGTGCTGGACGTGCAGAAAGTGGTGCTGACACCGGTGGGTTAA
- a CDS encoding dipeptidase — protein sequence MSLSRRSLLSQLPLAALASSFHISTQAQASREIWRTGNPTIDKPREIALGLLKPTQAQVERAWELHFNSVVFESYGFAPRFAVDGEAINAAIREGASSDELSDLRESMSMSRGVANEREREEFFQAFNAAGVTCIFQNAGEEGNDPLRLIKRLAHFTKATDGLKPALSKVTTAEEIVALKKEGHVGLCFTGNGVPLRMEWDSVKDELRFVRIFHELGIRMMHLTYNRRNPIGDGAGEPHDGGLSDFGKATVAEMNKVGVIVDVAHSGWKTAEDAAKASSKPMVASHTTCAGVYTHFRGKPDSAIRAICETDGLVGMCCISRFLGGKGDITSLMDHLDHVIKTFGAQHAAIGCDISYTSRFEKEERAKILRRPDGSSPLGGVGDRWEHLWPKDDYVTTPQAEQSIAWTNWPLFTLGMVMRGHSDEAIRLVLGENMLRVLKANAV from the coding sequence ATGAGTCTTTCCCGTCGTTCCCTGCTGTCTCAGTTACCCCTGGCTGCCCTGGCCAGCAGTTTCCACATCTCCACTCAGGCTCAAGCAAGCCGCGAGATCTGGAGAACAGGTAACCCAACGATCGACAAGCCCCGCGAGATTGCTCTGGGCCTATTGAAACCCACCCAGGCACAAGTCGAACGGGCCTGGGAACTGCACTTCAACTCGGTCGTCTTCGAATCGTATGGCTTTGCGCCCCGCTTCGCCGTGGATGGTGAGGCCATCAATGCGGCCATTCGGGAAGGCGCTTCTTCAGATGAATTGAGTGATCTGCGCGAGTCCATGTCAATGAGCCGAGGGGTGGCCAATGAACGGGAGCGAGAGGAGTTTTTCCAGGCCTTCAATGCGGCAGGCGTGACCTGCATTTTCCAAAACGCAGGCGAGGAGGGTAATGATCCGCTGCGACTCATCAAGCGTCTCGCGCATTTCACCAAAGCTACCGATGGCCTGAAGCCTGCGCTATCGAAGGTCACCACAGCGGAGGAAATCGTCGCCCTCAAAAAAGAGGGGCATGTCGGCCTCTGTTTTACGGGCAATGGCGTGCCGCTACGAATGGAGTGGGACAGCGTGAAGGATGAGCTGCGTTTCGTCCGCATCTTCCATGAGCTGGGCATCCGCATGATGCACCTCACGTATAACCGCCGAAACCCCATCGGCGATGGCGCGGGAGAGCCGCATGACGGCGGCTTGAGCGATTTCGGCAAAGCCACTGTGGCCGAAATGAACAAGGTCGGAGTCATCGTGGATGTGGCCCACAGCGGCTGGAAAACGGCAGAAGATGCCGCCAAAGCTTCGAGCAAACCCATGGTGGCCAGCCACACTACCTGCGCCGGGGTTTACACTCACTTCCGTGGCAAACCCGACAGTGCCATCCGCGCCATTTGTGAAACGGACGGCCTCGTGGGTATGTGCTGCATCTCGCGTTTCCTCGGCGGCAAAGGGGACATCACCTCGCTCATGGATCACCTGGATCACGTCATCAAAACCTTCGGTGCTCAGCATGCCGCCATCGGCTGCGACATCTCCTACACCTCGCGATTTGAGAAAGAGGAGCGTGCCAAAATTCTGCGCCGCCCGGATGGTTCATCACCTCTCGGGGGAGTCGGTGACCGCTGGGAGCACCTGTGGCCCAAGGATGACTACGTCACCACACCTCAGGCTGAACAAAGCATCGCCTGGACCAACTGGCCCCTATTCACCCTAGGCATGGTCATGCGTGGCCACAGCGACGAAGCCATCCGCCTGGTGCTGGGAGAAAACATGCTGCGTGTACTCAAGGCGAATGCGGTGTGA
- a CDS encoding type II toxin-antitoxin system RelE/ParE family toxin — MTILWHGDAVRELEEAALYYRGIHEELGQKFVSTTEVVLAEIQARPVMRRKFDGEAQKARLKRFPYAVVYWVDQAELHIIAVMHLHREPGYWHGRLDE; from the coding sequence ATGACCATCTTATGGCACGGCGATGCCGTTCGCGAACTTGAAGAGGCTGCGCTTTATTATAGAGGTATTCATGAGGAACTTGGTCAGAAGTTCGTTTCTACAACCGAGGTGGTCCTTGCCGAGATCCAAGCGAGACCGGTCATGCGCAGAAAATTCGATGGGGAAGCACAAAAAGCTCGATTAAAGAGGTTCCCGTATGCCGTGGTTTACTGGGTGGATCAGGCTGAGCTTCATATCATCGCCGTCATGCATTTGCATCGAGAGCCAGGATATTGGCACGGGCGATTGGATGAATAG
- a CDS encoding addiction module protein: MSATFNSVLEQALQLPVDERSRIASRLIESVDEAEDMEISPAWQAEIESRMESIRQGSAKLIPHDDVITGLRRKLAEQRASKSA; the protein is encoded by the coding sequence ATGTCTGCGACTTTCAACTCCGTGCTTGAACAGGCTCTTCAGTTGCCTGTTGATGAACGTTCACGCATCGCCTCCCGTTTGATTGAAAGCGTGGATGAAGCCGAAGATATGGAGATAAGCCCTGCTTGGCAGGCTGAGATCGAAAGCCGAATGGAGTCCATTCGCCAGGGCAGCGCCAAACTCATCCCCCACGACGATGTGATCACCGGGCTTCGGCGTAAACTGGCTGAACAGCGAGCCTCCAAGTCCGCATGA
- a CDS encoding HD domain-containing protein, giving the protein MDDAADLDLLTLTQLKQIAGPSAQPYRVHAQVDNRIEKQTSGGAPFLEVKLADAGDSMVWRVFDNNPLFQDARQLQRGTFIELAAQWVDTGKYGIEPRQPQMRLLSDEEKQIILSGDADLAERQRADYADIVALVEAMRDPRLKTLCSLFLEKHGERFRRTAAARENHHARRGGLVEHVAQMMRTAVAIAGVYPTLNHDLLVAGVLFHDCGKLWENTYPETGFSQPYQLHGEMLGHISLGLELVNKLWRDMMDRPEAPAWTMLEPAGDLVRMHLLHLIASHHGQYEFGSPVLPKTPEAVILHHVDNIDAKMEMLRRGYQNGKELAPGIIERFRPWPVNVLSPLARVSGLPEPLTDETEPRKQPITNPV; this is encoded by the coding sequence ATGGACGATGCCGCTGATCTTGACCTTTTGACCCTCACGCAACTGAAGCAGATCGCGGGTCCTTCAGCGCAGCCTTACCGGGTCCATGCTCAGGTGGATAACCGCATCGAAAAGCAAACCTCAGGTGGAGCGCCGTTCCTGGAGGTGAAACTGGCCGATGCCGGAGACTCCATGGTCTGGCGCGTGTTTGATAATAACCCATTGTTTCAAGACGCACGGCAGCTCCAACGCGGCACGTTCATCGAACTGGCGGCGCAGTGGGTGGACACGGGGAAATATGGCATCGAGCCACGGCAGCCACAAATGCGCCTGCTCAGCGACGAGGAAAAGCAAATCATCCTCAGTGGCGATGCCGATCTGGCCGAGCGGCAGCGGGCGGACTATGCGGACATTGTAGCCTTGGTGGAGGCGATGCGTGATCCTCGGCTGAAGACACTTTGCAGTCTGTTTTTGGAGAAGCATGGAGAGCGTTTCCGCCGTACCGCTGCGGCGCGGGAAAATCATCATGCCCGCCGGGGTGGCCTAGTGGAACACGTCGCGCAAATGATGCGCACGGCCGTGGCGATTGCCGGAGTGTATCCCACCCTCAATCACGATCTTCTGGTGGCTGGGGTGTTGTTTCATGATTGCGGCAAGCTGTGGGAAAACACCTACCCCGAGACAGGCTTCAGCCAACCCTATCAACTGCATGGGGAAATGTTGGGACACATTTCGTTAGGCCTGGAATTGGTGAACAAACTCTGGCGTGACATGATGGATCGGCCCGAGGCTCCTGCCTGGACGATGCTGGAGCCTGCGGGAGATCTGGTGCGCATGCACCTGCTGCATCTCATCGCCTCTCACCACGGCCAGTATGAATTTGGTTCGCCCGTGCTACCCAAGACACCTGAGGCGGTCATCCTACATCATGTGGATAACATTGATGCGAAGATGGAGATGCTGCGTCGAGGATACCAAAACGGCAAGGAATTGGCCCCCGGCATCATCGAACGCTTCCGCCCTTGGCCCGTGAATGTGCTGTCACCCTTGGCCCGAGTGAGTGGACTGCCCGAACCTTTAACAGACGAAACGGAACCACGTAAGCAACCGATCACGAACCCCGTTTGA
- a CDS encoding Kelch repeat-containing protein: MTARPILTISCLLTVLCLLKAKAAEWEKLPRLPEANGGFACGVDHGHVVVAGGTRWLNGEKKWLSSVHLFDPVKKQWKTSALELPSPMAYGVAGQSKMGFVFAGGSTGTKGFDSQGSFAAGHLVLRQGLPKTQPVVLAAGGMMGEKLLFVGGTPDAADLASLTKSVFTLNPDGQIEPLPDYPGLPIGIAASATVGEQLFIFGGAHWDVAKQVVVNTYDAYAFAMETQTWRKLPSFPYAVRGLTAVALHDDLIYLAGGFKNDAEGFTDEAFLYDLQKNEYRPAKPLPYKAMVGLVVCEGQVYCLGGEDKQKSRTDACLRIAVADLIK; this comes from the coding sequence ATGACCGCGCGACCGATCCTGACCATAAGCTGCCTGCTGACAGTGCTGTGCCTGCTGAAAGCGAAAGCCGCTGAGTGGGAAAAACTGCCCCGATTGCCGGAGGCGAACGGCGGATTTGCCTGTGGGGTAGATCATGGACACGTGGTGGTGGCAGGTGGTACCCGCTGGCTCAATGGCGAGAAAAAGTGGCTCTCCTCGGTGCATCTTTTTGATCCCGTCAAGAAGCAGTGGAAGACCTCCGCCTTGGAACTGCCATCACCTATGGCTTATGGGGTGGCAGGGCAGTCTAAAATGGGCTTCGTTTTTGCCGGAGGCTCTACCGGGACAAAGGGCTTTGATTCTCAAGGCTCATTCGCGGCTGGCCATCTGGTCCTGCGTCAGGGGCTACCCAAAACACAGCCCGTCGTGCTGGCTGCGGGCGGGATGATGGGAGAAAAGCTCCTCTTCGTGGGAGGCACTCCCGATGCCGCTGACCTCGCAAGCCTAACCAAATCTGTTTTCACATTAAATCCCGACGGCCAAATAGAGCCTCTGCCTGATTACCCCGGTCTGCCGATTGGCATCGCAGCTTCAGCCACGGTGGGAGAGCAGCTTTTTATCTTTGGCGGCGCTCATTGGGACGTGGCAAAACAAGTCGTGGTGAATACCTACGATGCCTACGCCTTTGCCATGGAAACCCAGACCTGGAGAAAGCTGCCTTCGTTTCCCTATGCGGTGCGGGGTCTCACGGCGGTGGCTCTCCATGACGATTTGATCTACCTCGCCGGCGGTTTCAAAAACGATGCCGAAGGCTTCACGGATGAGGCCTTTCTCTACGATCTCCAGAAGAACGAATATCGCCCCGCCAAACCGCTGCCATACAAGGCGATGGTGGGTCTGGTGGTGTGTGAGGGGCAGGTCTATTGCCTGGGCGGGGAGGACAAACAAAAGTCCCGCACGGATGCCTGTTTACGCATTGCTGTGGCAGACTTGATCAAATAA
- a CDS encoding RNA polymerase sigma factor, with product MPDAFEVQDCLQRVRSGDAAAAEALIVHLHPLVRRLVRNHLPRRESEEDLMQEVYGKLFQKLDSYRERDGIPFEHWVSRLTVRTCLDALRAEKARPEWRFTDLNEGEADWMDYLLNRQAEQPTTPSTDAKAVVTRLLSLLSPSDRLVLTLLDLEERSTQEISQITGWTRPMVKMRAMRARHKLRALARQTMKSEFHKP from the coding sequence ATGCCAGATGCTTTCGAGGTGCAGGACTGTCTTCAGCGCGTGCGCAGTGGCGATGCCGCTGCCGCCGAGGCGTTGATCGTCCACTTGCATCCGCTGGTGCGGCGACTGGTGCGCAATCACCTGCCCCGGCGCGAGAGCGAGGAAGATCTGATGCAGGAGGTCTATGGGAAGCTGTTTCAAAAACTGGACTCGTATCGCGAGCGGGACGGCATCCCCTTCGAGCACTGGGTGAGCCGCCTCACCGTACGCACCTGCCTGGATGCATTACGGGCCGAGAAGGCGCGGCCCGAGTGGCGCTTTACCGACCTCAACGAGGGCGAGGCCGACTGGATGGACTACCTGCTGAATCGCCAGGCGGAGCAACCCACCACGCCCAGCACCGATGCCAAAGCGGTGGTCACTCGACTGCTCTCCCTGCTGTCTCCGTCAGACCGCCTGGTGCTCACGCTGCTGGATCTGGAGGAACGCTCCACCCAGGAGATATCCCAGATCACGGGCTGGACTCGCCCCATGGTGAAAATGCGCGCCATGCGGGCCCGGCACAAACTTCGTGCCCTGGCACGCCAAACGATGAAAAGTGAATTTCACAAGCCATGA
- a CDS encoding NAD(P)/FAD-dependent oxidoreductase, with the protein MNDPQLSAMPKTDYDVIIMGGAFSGASAALLLKRDHPELRVLVVERRVEFDRKVGESTSEVGGCFLTRVLHLGSYLSAHHYQKHGLRMWFCKSPQDSVEDCTELGPKFQSRLPTFQLDRSLLDEHVLQLAQEAGADLLRPATLREVNLAEDESPHTVTVASMSPEGNKETRTYSTRWVIDASGKAAVLSKKLGLHRPLGDEHATSSLWCRYRNVNTLDSHKSRSMHPQLMMRAKASRASATNHLMGRGWWVWLIPLSNGDYSVGIVWDRSVFTLPEGPSLQARLHAHILQHPIGRLMFKNAEPIEGDTFYYKGLPYHTEQMAGNRWAMVGDAAGFIDPLYSQGLDYCGHTVYAVTQMIGKEAMGQDITETLNYLKGAYKRSYRLWFESLYMGKYEYMGDAELVRISFIMDLGTYFVGPVRLVYDNPDYEFGRLPYDGPAGTFFAKFMALYNRRLNAMAKKRLAKGTYGLWNTGMDLTLGQSYTPDFSALRFLRWGIRLWLMAELRTIFGKAPKTMPAMAEMPMEKAPMPSVA; encoded by the coding sequence ATGAACGATCCCCAACTGTCTGCCATGCCAAAGACTGATTACGATGTGATCATCATGGGCGGTGCCTTTAGCGGTGCCTCCGCCGCCCTATTATTGAAGCGTGACCACCCCGAGCTGCGAGTGCTGGTGGTGGAGCGGAGGGTGGAATTTGATCGCAAAGTGGGTGAGAGCACCTCTGAGGTGGGGGGCTGCTTCCTCACCCGTGTCCTACACCTAGGCAGCTACCTCAGCGCTCATCATTATCAAAAACATGGCCTGCGCATGTGGTTCTGCAAAAGCCCACAGGACAGTGTGGAAGACTGCACGGAGCTAGGGCCCAAATTTCAAAGCCGTCTCCCCACCTTCCAACTGGATCGCTCTCTGCTGGATGAGCACGTGCTGCAACTGGCCCAGGAAGCTGGAGCGGATCTGCTACGCCCTGCTACCCTGCGTGAAGTGAATCTGGCTGAAGATGAGAGCCCCCACACCGTCACGGTGGCCAGCATGTCTCCTGAAGGCAATAAAGAGACCCGCACTTACTCGACTCGCTGGGTCATTGATGCCTCTGGCAAAGCGGCCGTGCTTTCAAAAAAGCTAGGCCTGCACCGCCCACTAGGTGATGAGCATGCTACTTCCTCCCTCTGGTGCCGCTACCGCAATGTCAATACGCTGGACAGTCACAAGAGCCGCAGCATGCACCCACAGCTCATGATGAGGGCGAAGGCCTCCCGCGCCAGCGCGACAAATCACCTCATGGGCCGCGGCTGGTGGGTGTGGCTCATCCCCCTCTCCAACGGCGACTACAGCGTGGGCATCGTGTGGGACCGCAGTGTCTTCACCCTGCCAGAAGGGCCCTCCCTCCAAGCGAGGTTGCACGCCCATATCTTGCAGCACCCGATTGGTCGGCTCATGTTTAAAAATGCCGAGCCGATTGAGGGAGACACTTTTTACTACAAGGGCCTGCCCTATCACACGGAGCAGATGGCGGGCAATCGCTGGGCCATGGTGGGAGATGCCGCCGGTTTCATTGATCCCCTCTATAGCCAGGGTCTGGACTACTGCGGCCACACCGTTTACGCCGTCACCCAGATGATCGGTAAAGAGGCCATGGGGCAGGACATCACCGAGACGCTGAACTACCTCAAAGGGGCCTACAAACGCAGTTACCGCCTGTGGTTTGAATCCCTCTACATGGGTAAGTACGAATACATGGGCGATGCCGAACTGGTGCGCATCTCCTTCATCATGGACCTGGGCACCTACTTTGTGGGGCCCGTGCGCCTGGTTTATGACAACCCAGACTACGAGTTTGGCCGCCTGCCATACGATGGGCCTGCCGGGACCTTTTTTGCCAAATTCATGGCGTTGTACAATCGCCGCCTGAATGCCATGGCCAAAAAACGTCTGGCCAAGGGCACTTATGGGCTCTGGAATACCGGCATGGATCTCACGCTGGGGCAGAGCTACACGCCGGATTTTTCTGCGCTGCGTTTCCTACGCTGGGGCATCCGTCTGTGGCTGATGGCTGAGCTACGCACGATCTTTGGCAAGGCCCCTAAAACCATGCCGGCGATGGCAGAGATGCCGATGGAAAAGGCCCCCATGCCGTCGGTGGCGTGA
- a CDS encoding LpxL/LpxP family acyltransferase, with translation MPPEETAKAPTPQAPRLRNTGLHGAFWTQILLKILRILPVWLCLALNSTVVLAIYCLAGPQRRAVLDNLRGLRPDFGLLRRWWAGYQVFHQFALTYLDRLWHMHFKREVTWDIPNLEHFEEMRAQPGGVLVFTIHSGNYDIGATLFAQKFGRTLHMVRVPEQTEELQELRAAELRKVEAENPHLRVHYNEVDSHLGLELCRILMAGEAVAVQGDRVVTGVSPIEMDDEGVTFKIPRGPLVLAEIARVPCYPIFLQLMGTLKYRIVCGPCFYDGKTKQRADDLGKVWLPIMHRFVHEHWDQWFVFESLVKKAEEKEETKPESR, from the coding sequence ATGCCTCCAGAAGAAACCGCCAAAGCTCCTACTCCGCAAGCGCCGCGTCTGCGGAATACTGGACTGCATGGTGCTTTCTGGACTCAGATTTTGCTCAAAATTCTGCGCATTTTGCCCGTTTGGCTGTGCCTCGCACTGAATTCCACCGTGGTCTTGGCCATCTACTGCCTGGCGGGCCCGCAGCGCCGGGCGGTACTGGATAATTTGCGTGGGCTGCGCCCGGACTTCGGCCTCCTGCGCCGCTGGTGGGCCGGGTACCAGGTATTCCACCAGTTCGCCCTGACCTACCTTGACCGCCTCTGGCACATGCATTTTAAGCGCGAGGTCACCTGGGACATACCCAACCTCGAGCACTTCGAAGAAATGCGCGCGCAGCCCGGCGGGGTCCTGGTTTTTACGATTCACAGTGGCAATTACGACATTGGAGCCACTCTGTTCGCCCAAAAATTTGGCCGCACCCTGCACATGGTCCGCGTACCGGAGCAAACCGAGGAGCTGCAGGAACTGCGAGCGGCCGAATTGAGAAAAGTGGAAGCCGAAAATCCGCACCTACGTGTCCACTACAATGAGGTGGACAGCCACCTAGGGCTGGAGCTTTGCCGCATCCTCATGGCAGGCGAAGCCGTAGCCGTTCAGGGGGATCGAGTCGTCACAGGCGTCTCCCCCATCGAGATGGATGATGAGGGTGTGACCTTCAAAATCCCGCGCGGGCCCCTGGTGCTGGCAGAGATCGCCCGAGTGCCCTGTTACCCCATTTTCCTGCAACTCATGGGCACCCTGAAATACCGCATCGTCTGCGGCCCCTGCTTTTACGATGGCAAGACCAAGCAACGTGCCGATGACCTGGGCAAAGTCTGGCTGCCCATCATGCATCGTTTTGTCCATGAGCACTGGGACCAGTGGTTCGTCTTTGAATCTCTGGTGAAAAAGGCTGAGGAGAAGGAAGAGACAAAGCCGGAGTCCAGATAG